The segment AACCGATAACATACGCGATGAGAAACAAATATTTTTCGTTGCGGGGCTCGTCTGCTCGTTCGTACCAACGCAGCATTAACCAGAAAACTACGGAAACAAATAACATTCCCGTTCCGTACACTTCCGCTTCTACGGCATTAAACCAGAATGAAAACGAAAACGCAAGCGCCAATGCCCCTATTGCGGAAGAAGAATATACCACAACTTTATCGAGCCACGTTTCCGGTTTTCCACGAAAGAACGAAATTATTTTTACTGCACAGAGATACGTAAGCATTACCGAAATCGCGCTCGCAAATGCAGAAACCGCGTGCATACGAACAGCAAGGTCTGCTGATGTTGGAATCATTGAAGCAATGCGTAATATAAGAAGAAACAACGGAGAGCCGGGAGGATGAGGAACTTGTAACAAATATCCTGCGGCGCAAAATTCTCCGACATCCCAAAACATAACGGTGGGAGAAAGCGTAATGGAATACATCGCTAAGGAAATGAGAAAAACGAAAAATGCGATACTACGATTGAGATATTGATGCACGATAAACTTCTGATTGCTGATATAAAATTTTGAAAAAGTGCGTTAAATATAAAGAATGATAGGAGTTTCAGAAAGGAATGAAAAAATATTATTTTTTCATGCTATAACAACGTTTAGTTTAAAAAAATTTCAAGTTCTACAAGAATTTTCTCTTGTTCCTTCACATTCCTTTCTGTATTTTCACATCGCTTTTTTTCAAAAAAATATATACAGCAATATGAACTTACAACAACTTCGCAACGGATTTCATTCAACGTTTTGGGTCGCCAACGGAATGGAACTTTTTGAACGTCTTGCTTTTTACGGCTCGAAAGCTGTTCTAACCGTTTATCTTGCTAACAAAGTCGGCTTAGGTCCGCAAGTTGCCGCTTCACTTGCAGGAATTTTTTCCGGCGTGCTTTATTCGCTTCCTATTGTTGCAGGAACGTTTGTTGACCGCTATGGATTTCGCAAAAGTTTAATGGCATGTTTTGCAATATTTTGCGTCGGATATTTTGCAATAGGGTTAGCAGGAATGGAATATGGGCAAAGTATTGTAAACGCGGTGGGAAAAACACCATACGTTATTTTCGTTTTACTGCTCACTGCGATTGGCGGTTCGCTTATTAAACCGTGTATTGTCGGTACAGTTGCGAAAACTACAACGCCGGATTCCAAATCGCTCGGTTATTCGATTTATTATATGCTTGTGAACATTGGCGGCGCAATAGGACCAATTATTGCGCTTCAAGTGCGGGAAAGTTTAGGAATTGAATTTGTTCTTGTAATGTCGTCGTTCGTTTCTGCGCTTAATTTACTCGGCACGTATTTGTTTTTCAAAGAACCGCCAAAAGCAACTGATGAAAAACCGACAACATCTCTCGGAGAAGTTTTCAAAAATATGTTAATGGTTTTTACGAACGGAAAATTTATTTTGTTCCTCGTTATCTTTTCCGGTTTCTGGATAATGTTCTGGCAAATATTTTATTCCTTCCCGTTTTTTGTAACGGAAATTTTAAAGTTTCCGCAGTTTGAAATTCTCGAAACCGTTGATGCATGGACAATTATTTTGCTCAGCGTTCCGCTTACAGCATTTGCGAAACGACTTTCTCCGATTGTCGGAATGACGCTCGGTTTTGCAATTGCAAGTTTTTCGTGGCTGCTGCTTGCCTTTGCGCCCACTATTCCGTTTGCAATTGCTGCGATGGTTTTATTTGCAATCGGCGAAGCAACACAAGCGCCGCGCTTTTACGAATACGTTGCCGACCTCGCCCCGAAAGAACAAGTAGGAACGTATATGGGATTTGCATTTCTTCCTGTTGCGATTGGTTCGTTTGTTGCGGGACCGCTTGCCGGTTGGCTTGTTGCAAATTACATTCAAGGTTCACACAACCCTGCAATGGCGTGGTATATTTTATCGGGAATTGGTTTTGGCTCAACGGCATTGATGGTGTTGTATAATGCGATGGTTGCGAAAAAATAGATTTGGGATTTGCGATGCGAGATATGAGATTCGAGGAATGTAGTGAGGTGATATGGTAATTACTCGAAAAATAGAATTGTGGATTGCAGAAGAAGATAAAACCAAGAGAAATGAAACCTGGGATTTTCTTCGCATGCTTGATAAAGAAATCTTCCGTGCGGCAAACGTTGTTGTGAACAATCAATACTTCAATGATTTTTATGAAGAGCGAATAATCCAGCAAGATGAAAAAATCGGTGATGTAAGTAAAAAAATACGCTTGCTATATTCTAAACTTCGCAAAGCTAACGATGAAGAACAGCAATCTCTCCAAAACGAAATTGAGATATTGAAAGAACAAAAGAAAGAATCACAAACGCGTGTTCGTTCCGAGTTTTACAAAACAAGCAAACAAAACACAACATACCAGATTCTTACAAAACAATTTCCTGAAATTCCCTCTGATATTTTAACGTGTCTTAACAATCAAATTTATAGTGTCATTGGAAAAGAGAAGAAAGAAGTTTTGCAAGGGAAACGTTCTATTCGTTCGTACAGAAAAGGAATGCCGATTCCGTTTCGTTTTGCACAACATCCACGATTAGAATTTTTTGAAAACGAATATTACTTACGTTGGCTGAATAACATTTCGTTCGTTCTTCGCTTTGGACGCGACAAAAGCAACAATAGAGCAATTCTCGAAAAAATTTTTTCCAAAGAATACAAACTGTGCGATTCTTCGATACAGATTGACGACAGAAAAATTTTTTTGCTACTCGTTGTTGATATTCCGAAAAGCGAACACAACCTGAACAAAGAACTTTCCGTCGGCGTGGATTTAGGATTGAACGTTCCTGCGTATTGCGCATTGTCCGAAGGATTTGCGCGGCTCGCCATTGGACACAAAGATGATTTTGTGCGTGTGCGGCAACAAATGCAACGACGAAGAAAAGCGTTACAAAAATCGCTCGTGCTTACTTCGGGAGGAAAAGGAAGAACAAGGAAGTTGAAAGCACTTGATGCTTTGGGAGAAAAAGAACGGCATTTTGTGCGAACGTATAATCACACCGTAGCAAAACGCATTGT is part of the Ignavibacteria bacterium genome and harbors:
- a CDS encoding MFS transporter, with the protein product MIGVSERNEKILFFHAITTFSLKKFQVLQEFSLVPSHSFLYFHIAFFQKNIYSNMNLQQLRNGFHSTFWVANGMELFERLAFYGSKAVLTVYLANKVGLGPQVAASLAGIFSGVLYSLPIVAGTFVDRYGFRKSLMACFAIFCVGYFAIGLAGMEYGQSIVNAVGKTPYVIFVLLLTAIGGSLIKPCIVGTVAKTTTPDSKSLGYSIYYMLVNIGGAIGPIIALQVRESLGIEFVLVMSSFVSALNLLGTYLFFKEPPKATDEKPTTSLGEVFKNMLMVFTNGKFILFLVIFSGFWIMFWQIFYSFPFFVTEILKFPQFEILETVDAWTIILLSVPLTAFAKRLSPIVGMTLGFAIASFSWLLLAFAPTIPFAIAAMVLFAIGEATQAPRFYEYVADLAPKEQVGTYMGFAFLPVAIGSFVAGPLAGWLVANYIQGSHNPAMAWYILSGIGFGSTALMVLYNAMVAKK
- a CDS encoding IS200/IS605 family element transposase accessory protein TnpB; translated protein: MVITRKIELWIAEEDKTKRNETWDFLRMLDKEIFRAANVVVNNQYFNDFYEERIIQQDEKIGDVSKKIRLLYSKLRKANDEEQQSLQNEIEILKEQKKESQTRVRSEFYKTSKQNTTYQILTKQFPEIPSDILTCLNNQIYSVIGKEKKEVLQGKRSIRSYRKGMPIPFRFAQHPRLEFFENEYYLRWLNNISFVLRFGRDKSNNRAILEKIFSKEYKLCDSSIQIDDRKIFLLLVVDIPKSEHNLNKELSVGVDLGLNVPAYCALSEGFARLAIGHKDDFVRVRQQMQRRRKALQKSLVLTSGGKGRTRKLKALDALGEKERHFVRTYNHTVAKRIVEFAEKYNAGVITMELLEGYGKDENGKSRKGDFVLRNWSYFELQTLLKDKAGRKGMDVVFIDPYHTSQTCALCGHYEIGQRETQANFICKNPVCKNFDEKVNADYNAALNIARSKKFVAKKEECEYFKLHKETRS